GCCGTCCCGGCGGCGTCCCGGCCGAGGTCACACCACCCGGCCTGTCACCTCGCGAGGCTCTGCGGAATGCACTCCTCGTCCCGTCCGTCGCCACGTCGGCTCCGCCGCACATCGGGACGCCACGGTTCTCCGCGGTCACCAGGCAGCGCCGGCCCACCAGGAAAACGATGGATTCCGGAGAATCCTCGTCACTGCGGAGGCGGACTTCGGCGTTTCGTCGCACGGAAACAGTGGTCGACCCGGAAATCGACCTGACGGTCCTTCTTTCCGGTGACCGTCGCTTCGAAGGCGATCGGACAGCCGCGCAATGTGTCGGCGGTGGGCTGAGCGCCTTTCGCGCCCTGCCCGGCACGGGGGAGCGTCAGGGTCGGCGGGCGGCTCGGCACCGGGGCGCCGTCGTCCGCCGCGGGCTCCGACACGGTTCCCGCACCGGCCAGAAGGACCGCAGCCGCATGTCCCAGGACCCGGCGACGGCTGCGGACCGGTGCGGTCCTCGCCGCGAGGACGGCCACGTCGGTCTTCTCGGCGTACTGCCGGATTTCAATCCGGCGTCCGTGGTCCGATCCGGGCGGCAGACGCTAGTGCCGCGGCGGGCAACGTTTGCCCGTCAAGGAGCGGCGTCCGGTGCGTGCTCTCGGCGTGCCGGCCGGAAGTCCTCGTACTGGACGTACCTGGGCTTTCGGCCGGTACGGCGAGAGTGCGTGCCGGGCGTCGCGACGGGGCGAACGTTGCCTGTCGCGGCACTAGAGCAGGCGCAGGACGCCTACGACCTTCCCGAGGATCTGCGCCTGGTCGCCCCGGATCGGCTCGTAGGCCGGGTTGCGGGGCATGAGCCACACCTGCCCGTCCTGCCGGCGCAGCACCTTGACGGTGGCTTCGTCGCCCAGGAGCGCGGCGACGACGTCGCCGTGATCCGCGCTGTCCTGGCGCCGCACGGTCACGATGTCGCCGTCACAGATCGCCGCGTCGACCATGGAGTCACCGGAGACCGTCAGCGCGAACAGATCGCCGTCGCCCACGACCTGCCGGGGCATGCAGTAGACGTCCTCGACCATCTCCTCGGCGAGCAGCGGGGCGCCTGCGGCGATCCGTCCGATGAGGGGCACGTCCACCTGTGCCTGGCTCCTGGCGCCCTGGTCGGGCGCCGCCCACGGGGACCGGACCCGGTAGGCGCGCGGACGGTGCGGGTCGCGGTAGAGAACGCCTTTGCGCTCCAGCGCCATCAGCTGGTGGGCGACCGAGGACGTACTGGCGAGCTCGACAGCCTGACCGATCTCACGCATCGACGGCGGGTAGCCGCGCCGGTCGACCGACTCCGAGATGTAGCGGACGATGGCGGACTGACGGCTCGTCAGCTCGCCGGCCGCAGCCCGAGGACCTGGGGGCCGGCCCCGGCGTGGGGTCGCGCTGCTTTCCATTCCGGGCACCTCCGCACAAGATCGTTCGGAATGACCCTAACCCGCCCTCGCCGGAAAATGGAACACCTTGTCGAATCTCTACAGTTCGGCGGGGCCCGCACGACCTCGGGGAGCGCTGTCCGACGCCCGGAATGTCCCGCGTCCGGGAACATCACGCGACACCGGCGCGTGAGCCTCTTCCAGCGCTCCGACCGAGCCGTCGTGCCTGCGCGCACCGTCTCGGAGCACGGTGCGGCGGTCCGCGCTAGCGGGTGACCACGCTGAACACCGGGTACGTCCGGGGCTGTACGTCCGACAGGCCGAGCTCCCGCAGGATCGGCATGAGGGTCTCGCCGAACTGCCGGAACGCCTCCTCGGACTCCCAGACGTCCACGACGAGCCAGCCGTTGTCGGTGGGGGCCGAGGTGTGCGAGATGAGACCGTCCACCGGCCAGTCGGCGGGGCTCTTGACCGGCCCGGGCCGGCCTGCCACCTTCTCCGCGCTCTGCTCGTACTGGGCCTGGGTCATCCCCGGCATGTCGAGAACCACGACGATGGCCATTTGAGTTCCCTTGCGAAGAGGTACAGGATCTTCCGGCCAGTCGACCAGCCCGGCGGGCCGCCCGCACGCGGGCCTGAGCCAGACAGGGCAAGGAGAGCGGCTGCTACGGCCGGGGCCCGCGTCGGACAGGACGCCGGTGACGAGGGGCCCCTCCCATCGTCTGCGGCCCTGCTCGCCGCGGCCGTGCAACCCGACGGGGTCCCCGGGCGTGACAAGGGGGTGAGGGCACGACCCCTCATGTCAGTGATGTGGAGGGGGCAATGCGTGATGCACGTGTCTTCGACGACTTCTACGCCGGCGCCGTGCGTCGGCTGACCGGTCAGATGTACGCGATGACCGGCAGCCTCACCGAGGCGGAGGACCTGGTGCGGGGCGCGGAGAAGTACTTCACCAGGGCCGAGGGCGGCGCGTGGACCTTCGTGGCCGGTGACGGGTTCCCGCGCGATCCCCGGGGCTGCGCCGCCGTTCAGGAGATCCCGGCGCCCCTGGCCGCGCTCTGGGGCGACTGCCTCGCCCGGCCCTGACCGCCCACCGCTGCCGCACCGACCCGGCGGGCCGCTTATTGCGTTGCCGTCGGCCGGCCGGGTCGGATAGGAATCGTGCATGCTGAGGGGCGACAAGGTCGGGCTCAGGGCCCGCCACGAGGACGACATCCCGATCCTGCATGCGGAGCTCTACGACGACGTGGTCACCCAGTCGCGGGCCAACGGGCGGCCGTGGCGGCCGATCACGCCCGGCTCGAAGCACTCGCCGTTCACGGTGGACGACAAGGCGCAGGGACACGCCCCGTTCTCGGTGGTGGAGTCGGCCGGCGGCGCGCTGGTCGGCACCGCAGCCCTGTGGGGCATCGACGACCACAACCGGTCCGCGCACATCGGGCTCGGGCTGCTGCCTTCCTCCCGCGGCAAGGGCTACGGCACCGACGTGGTCGCGGTGCTGTGCCACTACGGATTCGTCGTGCGCGGCCTGCGCCGGCTCCAGATCGAGACGCTGTCGGACAACACCGCGATGCTGCGTTCCGCCGAACGCAACGGCTTCGTGCGCGAGGGGGTGCTGCGTTCCTCGGCCTGGGTGATGGGCGAGTTCCTGGACGAGGTGCTGCTCGGCCTCCTGGTCCAGGACTGGAACCCGGACCAGCCCGGCCGGACCACACCCGACGCCGGCACCGGCGGCGGCGCCGACCTCGGGTGAACCATGACAGCGACACAGGACGGATCCGCGCCCGACGTCCCGCGGCGCCACGTCCCCTTGTCTCTGGAGGAGGCGGCGTGGCTCCATGGAGCCGGGCAGGGGCGTCCTGAAGACCTGCCGATGACCGCCGCCGAGGCGCTCGCAGCCGGGTGGGACACCCCGGCACTCCGTGAACTCGCCGGCCTGCCGCGCACAGCGGACTCTCGGTACATCGGCGAGGTGTTCGAGCAGGCGCTGTCGGAAGCGGGAATCGCCCTGCCGGATCACAACCTGGCCCGGCGTCACTTGCTCCGCAGGCTCGCCGTGGGATTCCTCGCCGGGGAGGTGGATCTCGCCGGACTGGCGTCGGACGACTGGTGGGAGACGGAGGCGGAGACCGCGCAGGAGCGTGCCCTCATGGCGCTGCTGCCGTACTGCGCGTGCTGCATCCCCCGCACGCCGGACCTCGACCAGGAGGCCTGGGAGAGACAGCTGCGAAGCGCTGCGCTCGCCCTGGCCTCCTGTCCCGCGATCGGGCCGGGTGCCTGAGCCGGGACGCCCGGCCGACGCCTCACCGAGGCCGTCCGTCCGCCTGTCTGTGTGCCGTCGGCAGCGGAGCACTCGCGTCTCGCCGCGCCGGGAACCGCCTTCACCGGCGTGTCCGCGGCTGCCGGCGGACTCCGGGGCGGCGCGGAGGCCGAACCGGACATCAGGACCGCGCGGCGGTGGTCGGGCCGTGCGTGTGTGGGGAGGTTGCGCGGGAGCGGGCAGGGAGTTGCACGGGCTGCCCCACTGGCTCGCGGAGGCGCACGGGCGTCTGAGGTCGGCCGGGACGCCGCCGGGCGCCGTCTCGGGTGGGATGGCGGGCCGTACGTTCGAAGCGCACCCTTCGCCCACCGGGGGCGGGGACGTGGTGTGGTGGCCGGTGGAGAACACCGAGCTCCGCCTGGCCGAGAAGGCGCTGCACGGTGAACGTGAGCGGGCCGCGCTGCTGGCGGAGATCTCCGGGCGCTGTTGTCGTCGTTGAACGTGGACCGGTGCACGGAAGTGACGGCACGGATGGCTGCTGATCATCTCGCTGAAGCGGCGGTCATCGTGGCTCCCGGCCAGGGACGCCGCCATTCGCTGACCCATGCGCAGGTGGGCGGCGAGGTCACCCAGACCGTGGTCCCGATCGACGCGGGTTCCGTACCCGGGCTTGCCGAGGCGCTCCAGGGGTTCCCGCCGGTCCCCACCCGGTGGATCGACCCGGACGACCTGCCGGGCTGGGTGGTCCCCCCGGGCTTCGACCGTCCGATCGGGTCGGTGATCGTCACGCCGCTGCCCGGTCACGGCATGCCGGCCGGAGTGCTACCGCCGTGCAGTCCCTGGGCATCCCCGTCATGGTCGGCGGCGCCGCCTTCGGCCCGGACGGCCGCCATGCCCGCCTCATCCAGGCGGACGCCTGGGCCCCCGACGCGCGCGCCGCCGCGGACCTCCTGGAACGCGGCCTGACCACGCACCGGGCGCAGCAACGGCAGCAGATCGACGACCTGCCCCATCTCGCCGATCAGGAGTACACCTTCATCAGACGGAGCCGCACCGTCCTGGTCCGGCAGTCGCTGGCCGTCATGGAGGAACGCTGGCCGGCCATGCGGTCGTACAGCACGGCGCAGCGCGAACGCACCGCCGAGGACGTCGCCCACATCGTGGATTTTCTCGCCACCACCCTCTACGTCGACGACGCGGCCCTGTTCACGACGTTCATCACCTGGACAGCCGACATCCTCACCGCCCGCCAGGTGCCCGCGTTGAGCCTGCGCCTGGGGCTGGACATCCTGGCCGGGCAACTGCACGACCACCCCCGCGCCCTCACCTTCCTCGCGGCCGCGGCCGGCGCCCTGCCCTCGACGCCGACTCGCCCCGGTCCGGGAATCACCGCGTGAGAACCCGTCTGCCGGCCGAGTTCTCCGTGACCGTCCAGCCGGCAGGCGCCGGCCCGGGTCGGCCGGCCGCGGCGATCCGCGCCGTTCATGTTCATCCGGCGTTGAAGCGGTAGGACCCCGCCCGGGCCCGGTAGACCTTGTAGGCGGCGCCGCCTGACGTGTCGTCGCGGACGAAGGCCACACCCCGGGGCGCGGTGACGGGCTTGTCCTGGGTGGGAACCCAGATCTCGGCGTCCGTGTTGTACGGGACGGTGACCGCGAAGTCGATCCGGCCGTCAGCGCGGCGGCGCCACTGCGAGGACACCCTGCCGCGCACCGTGTCGATCGAGGCGCTGACGTGGTCGAGGGTCGCCGGTGACAGGTCGGTGTCCTCGGTGTTGTCCGGGACGCGGCTGTTGACCGCGGCCGAGGGGATGCGGGGGCGGATGCGCAGCGTCTCGTAGGCGGCCGAGGTCGGTCTGATACCGGCCAGTGACTGGTAGAACCAGGTGGCCACGTTGGAGCGGTAGTGGTGGTCGACGGAGAGCCGGTCGGTCCACTGCTCCCACAGCGAGGTCGCGCCCTTGGCGATCTGGTGGACGTAGCCGGGGACACCGGTCCGGGTGACGGCCTTGAGGGCGATGTCCGTGTAGCCGTGGTCGCTGAGGATGTTGAACTCGTAGCGCGAGCCGTACATGTCGTTCTGGATGTGCTGGTCCGCGGCCACGATGCGATCGGCGAGCAGCTTGGCGAGGGCCTTCCTGTTCTCCGCGAGGGATCCGGTGCCGGCGAGGTGGCGGGGGTCGCCGGCGCCGAGGTCCGAGCCGGGGACCAGGTCGAAGGCGATGGCCAGGGCGTTCTCGTTGGAGATGCTGCCCCGGGTGAAGCAGCCCTTGTCCGTGTCCCAGTAGTGCGCGATGAACGCCCGGCGGAGTGTGCCCGCCAACCGCGCGTAGTGGGCGGCGCGTTCGGTACGGCCCAGACCGCGGCCCACCTCGTCCATGTAGTCGCAGAAGTGGATGTAGAAGGCGAGGCTGATGACGGCGTTGCTGCCGGGCGCCTCGGCTCCGGAGTAGGCACCGAGCGAGGCTTCGAACGTGTAGTCGTTCTCGGGGGTGAACAGTGTCTCGTAGTACTTCAGGAGCGTGTCCTGGTGGTCGTACAGCTCGGCGAACAGGCTGCTGTTGCCGTAGTACGTGTACAGCTCTCTCGGAATGACGAAGTACGCCGAGTCCCAGGCCGGCACCGCCTTCCACGCGGCGTTCCAGCCGGGGGTGCGGTCGTAGCCGTAACCGCCCTTGGCTACGGGGACGAACATGGGCAGCTGGCCGGTGGAGATCTGGGTGTCGGGGAAGTGGCGCAGGTAGGTGGTGAGGACGCCGTTGACGTCCCAGGTGAGGGACTCGGACTCGGAGCTGGCCATGGCGTCGCCGGTCCAGCCGTTCTTCTCCCGGGACGGCGTGTCGGTGGGCTTTTGCACCAGGTTGTTCCGCTCGGCCCACTCCAGATTGCGCTGGAGACGGTTGAGGAGGGCGTTGTCCGTGGTGAAGGTGCCGGTGCGGGTGAAGCCGGTGCGGGCGACGCCGACGGTCAGCAGATCGGCGTCCCGCTCCGGGTCGGGCTCGCGGCCCAGGACCGCTTCGAGGTTCATGACCTCCAGGTAGCGGAAGCCGAAGTGACTGAACTGCTGCTCCCAGGTCTGCGCCGACTGCGCGCCGAGGGTGTAGTAGTGCGTCTGGAGGTTGGCGTCGTGCTGGAAGTTCTCCTCCTCGACGGAGAGCGGGGAGCCGGCCGAGCCGTCGCCTGCGACGATCCGGTTGCCGCCGCGGACGCGCAGGGTGACGCCGGCTGCGCCGGGGCGTATGCCGGTCAGC
This Streptomyces sp. NBC_00377 DNA region includes the following protein-coding sequences:
- the lexA gene encoding transcriptional repressor LexA → MESSATPRRGRPPGPRAAAGELTSRQSAIVRYISESVDRRGYPPSMREIGQAVELASTSSVAHQLMALERKGVLYRDPHRPRAYRVRSPWAAPDQGARSQAQVDVPLIGRIAAGAPLLAEEMVEDVYCMPRQVVGDGDLFALTVSGDSMVDAAICDGDIVTVRRQDSADHGDVVAALLGDEATVKVLRRQDGQVWLMPRNPAYEPIRGDQAQILGKVVGVLRLL
- a CDS encoding GNAT family N-acetyltransferase, coding for MLRGDKVGLRARHEDDIPILHAELYDDVVTQSRANGRPWRPITPGSKHSPFTVDDKAQGHAPFSVVESAGGALVGTAALWGIDDHNRSAHIGLGLLPSSRGKGYGTDVVAVLCHYGFVVRGLRRLQIETLSDNTAMLRSAERNGFVREGVLRSSAWVMGEFLDEVLLGLLVQDWNPDQPGRTTPDAGTGGGADLG